Proteins found in one Pocillopora verrucosa isolate sample1 chromosome 12, ASM3666991v2, whole genome shotgun sequence genomic segment:
- the LOC131771393 gene encoding neuromedin-U receptor 2-like: METKVCFIKEANLHLIFGIVYFLASLTASIGNGFMLYIARRDPLKLFNKPTNVLNVSIGLNHLIASLFVLPILGTNSVLQSQEIVNGVAELFQDVMVHFVVTNASVLLLVLFLERYTAFVYPFLNRKNATIERAKQICSSVTATCFFFSCILFTGVSEDIFYDITLPVFILLPCTVMTVMLAISFCLLRRRTRVAQDITHDSQIRVINPNRSKRNLQLRQYLKAATKGTILTVLPMVFYCVVKILGYSKLEFSSTSCYDLLEHMSFIVFFLVAVMNPVIVFLKIPVYKRSMRHLWDRRKGLR, translated from the coding sequence ATGGAAACAAAGGTTTGCTTTATCAAAGAAGCTAACCTGCATTTAATATTTGGAATCGTATACTTCCTTGCATCTCTAACAGCGTCGATTGGAAATGGGTTCATGCTTTACATCGCAAGAAGAGATCCACTCAAACTTTTTAACAAACCCACAAACGTACTCAACGTTTCAATTGGGTTAAACCATCTTATCGCAAGTCTTTTTGTCCTTCCAATTCTTGGAACCAATAGCGTTCTGCAGAGTCAGGAGATAGTGAATGGAGTAGCTGAACTGTTCCAAGATGTTATGGTTCATTTTGTTGTCACAAATGCATCTGTGTTGCTTCTGGTTCTGTTCCTTGAGCGTTACACAGCATTTGTGTATCCTTTCCTGAATCGTAAAAATGCTACGATCGAAAGAGCGAAACAAATCTGCTCCTCAGTAACTGCAACTTGCTTTTTCTTCTCCTGTATTTTGTTCACAGGAGTCTCCGAAGATATATTTTACGATATAACTCTTCCCGTATTCATACTGTTACCTTGCACGGTAATGACAGTTATGTTGGCAATCAGCTTTTGCTTGCTAAGGCGTCGAACCCGGGTTGCCCAAGACATCACACATGATTCACAGATACGAGTTATAAACCCAAACAGGTCAAAACGAAATTTACAACTTCGGCAGTATTTGAAAGCAGCAACAAAAGGAACAATTTTGACAGTTCTACCCATGGTATTTTACTGCGTGGTAAAAATTTTAGGTTATAGTAAATTAGAGTTTTCCTCAACATCATGCTATGATCTTTTAGAACACATGTCATTTATAGTTTTTTTCTTAGTAGCAGTAATGAATCCTGTAattgtttttctgaaaattccCGTGTACAAACGATCAATGAGGCATCTTTGGGACCGAAGAAAAGGCCTTCGTTAA
- the LOC131771424 gene encoding DNA-binding protein RFX2 isoform X2, with protein sequence MATTQPQPTNYTPNFDSVEAKSQATSSNVVSTPQAFTQQVASGAAAISHDIVVTSQNIVPSPQHASLPANAVTLTVQPAQIQTPQTALISANVITSDGFQTKEGFPTAEEQYVEALSAEHAIYPNGTAGNAYHYTDATIFGQQATSSYLEASQQQNLISAAATTQGSVPSGQTYLQVTQGGTTIQTQRHPITHTTRASPATVQWLVENYETAEGVSLPRSTLYNHYLQHCQSNKLDAVNAASFGKLIRSVFMGLRTRRLGTRGNSKYHYYGIRIKPSSPLNALSDDPQVAMRQSPSTQKRLKPAARLASDESGDTASHSPAMTADQQAQQSQMQQHQQYLGDVTQGLPEFEELDLKGVPLPEGITDHDLDTFVDMYREHCEAFLDVVVNLQFTLVESLWQTFWRHPVGSDKSGADDDDKKDVGDDGEYESRLSQSKLTQLCEFDPVITFVKACDHLLYQTLVEILIPDVLRPIPASLTQAVRNFAKGLEGWLVNSLDQIPKKMSDVKVTTCSAFAQTLRRYTSLNHLAQAARAVLQNSSQISQMLADLNRVDFANVQEQASWVCQCDDHVVYRLEQDFKLTLQQQNSLEQWATWLEGVVDQVLKQHEGTDEFPKAARQFLLKWSFYSSMIIRDLTLRSAASFGSFHLIRLLYDEYMFYLVEHKVAKAIGASPMAVMGEFVGLGSALSMGLDSVENSLLSEQPDCPLNYGTQATGSSTSSSTTRPSVTGSLEPEAKRPRPS encoded by the exons ATGGCGACTACTCAACCACAGCCAACAAATTACACCCCGAATTTCGACTCCGTCGAAGCGAAATCCCAAGCCACGTCAAGCAATGTGGTTTCGACGCCACAAGCTTTCACCCAGCAAGTTGCGAGTGGCGCGGCCGCCATTTCACACGACATTGTTGTGACCTCGCAAAATATTGTTCCTTCGCCTCAACACGCTTCTTTACCAGCGAATGCTGTAACTTTGACAGTCCAGCCAGCCCAGATTCAAACTCCGCAAACTGCATTAATCTCAGCAAATGTTATTACGAGCGATGGCTTCCAGACGAAAGAAG GTTTCCCGACCGCAGAGGAACAGTACGTTGAGGCCTTGTCGGCGGAACATGCCATTTACCCAAATGGAACAGC GGGCAATGCTTATCACTACACTGATGCAACAATATTTGGACAGCAAGCTACATCATCGTATCTTGAAGCAAGCCAACAGCAAAACCTAATTTCAGCTGCTGCAACCACACAAGGCAGTGTCCCTAGTGGACAAACATACCTACAAGTCACTCAGGGAGGAACAACCATACAGACTCAAAGGCATCCAATAACACATACCACCAGGGCATCTCCTGCAACA gttcaGTGGCTGGTTGAAAACTATGAAACAGCAGAAGGAGTGAGCCTGCCCCGCAGCACACTTTATAATCATTACCTTCAGCACTGCCAGTCAAATAAACTTGATGCAGTAAATGCCGCAAGCTTTGGAAAGCTCATCAGATCAGTCTTTATGGGACTGAGAACCAGACGACTTGGCACAAG GGGTAACTCCAAGTATCATTATTATGGAATACGCATTAAGCCAAGTTCACCATTAAATGCTTTGTCAGATGATCCCCAAGTGGCTATGAGACAATCACCATCCACACAAAAGAG ACTGAAGCCTGCTGCCAGATTAGCCTCTGATGAGTCAGGTGATACAGCATCACACTCACCAGCAATGACAGCTGATCAACAAGCACAGCAAAGTCAGATGCAGCAGCACCAGCAGTATCTGGGTGATGTCACACAAGGGTTACCAGAGTTTGAAGAGCTTGACCTCAAGGGTGTTCCTCTACCAG AGGGTATCACAGATCATGATCTTGACACCTTTGTTGACATGTATCGAGAACATTGTGAG GCTTTTCTTGATGTTGTAGTCAACCTGCAGTTTACTTTGGTTGAGTCACTGTGGCAAACATTCTGGCGACATCCAGTTGGAAGTGATAAATCAGGGgcagatgatgatgataaaaaggATGTTGG tgATGATGGTGAATATGAAAGCAGGCTTTCCCAATCCAAATTGACACAACTGTGTGAATTTGATCCAGTGATTACATTTGTCAAAGCATGTGATCATCTTCTTTATCAGACACTGGTTGAAATCCTCATTCCTGATGTGTTGCGACCAATTCCAG CTTCCTTGACACAGGCTGTACGTAATTTTGCCAAAGGCCTGGAGGGCTGGTTGGTCAACAGTCTAGATCAGATTCCAAAGAAGATGAGTGATGTAAAA GTAACCACTTGTAGTGCCTTTGCACAAACTCTGCGTCGCTATACTTCATTGAATCATTTGGCCCAAGCAGCACGGGCTGTGCTTCAGAATTCTTCCCAGATCAGTCAGATGTTAGCTGACCTTAACAGAGTGGATTTTGCCAATGTGCAA GAGCAAGCCTCTTGGGTGTGTCAGTGTGATGACCATGTTGTGTATCGACTGGAGCAGGATTTTAAACTCACTCTCCAGCAACAG AACTCTCTTGAACAATGGGCCACCTGGTTGGAAGGTGTAGTAGATCAAGTGCTGAAACAGCATGAGGGAACAGATGAGTTTCCCAAGGCAGCAAGACAGTTTCTATTGAAGTGGTCATTCTATAG TTCTATGATAATCCGTGACCTTACTCTGAGAAGTGCAGCCAGTTTTGGGTCATTCCATTTGATCAGGCTCCTTTATGATGAGTACATGTTCTACTTGGTGGAACACAAAGTTGCTAAAGCCATTGGCGCATCACCTATGGCAGTTATGGGAGAG tTTGTTGGCCTTGGATCAGCACTGTCTATGGGACTTGATTCAGTGGAGAATAGCCTTCTATCAGAACAGCCTGACTGCCCCTTAAACT ATGGTACCCAGGCCACCGGTTCAAGTACTTCCTCCAGCACCACACGCCCATCAGTGACTGGGTCCTTGGAGCCAGAGGCCAAACGGCCACGCCCAAGTTAA
- the LOC131771424 gene encoding DNA-binding protein RFX2 isoform X1: MATTQPQPTNYTPNFDSVEAKSQATSSNVVSTPQAFTQQVASGAAAISHDIVVTSQNIVPSPQHASLPANAVTLTVQPAQIQTPQTALISANVITSDGFQTKEGFPTAEEQYVEALSAEHAIYPNGTAGNAYHYTDATIFGQQATSSYLEASQQQNLISAAATTQGSVPSGQTYLQVTQGGTTIQTQRHPITHTTRASPATVQWLVENYETAEGVSLPRSTLYNHYLQHCQSNKLDAVNAASFGKLIRSVFMGLRTRRLGTRGNSKYHYYGIRIKPSSPLNALSDDPQVAMRQSPSTQKRLKPAARLASDESGDTASHSPAMTADQQAQQSQMQQHQQYLGDVTQGLPEFEELDLKGVPLPEGITDHDLDTFVDMYREHCEAFLDVVVNLQFTLVESLWQTFWRHPVGSDKSGADDDDKKDVGDDGEYESRLSQSKLTQLCEFDPVITFVKACDHLLYQTLVEILIPDVLRPIPASLTQAVRNFAKGLEGWLVNSLDQIPKKMSDVKVTTCSAFAQTLRRYTSLNHLAQAARAVLQNSSQISQMLADLNRVDFANVQEQASWVCQCDDHVVYRLEQDFKLTLQQQNSLEQWATWLEGVVDQVLKQHEGTDEFPKAARQFLLKWSFYSSMIIRDLTLRSAASFGSFHLIRLLYDEYMFYLVEHKVAKAIGASPMAVMGEFVGLGSALSMGLDSVENSLLSEQPDCPLNLDGTQATGSSTSSSTTRPSVTGSLEPEAKRPRPS, translated from the exons ATGGCGACTACTCAACCACAGCCAACAAATTACACCCCGAATTTCGACTCCGTCGAAGCGAAATCCCAAGCCACGTCAAGCAATGTGGTTTCGACGCCACAAGCTTTCACCCAGCAAGTTGCGAGTGGCGCGGCCGCCATTTCACACGACATTGTTGTGACCTCGCAAAATATTGTTCCTTCGCCTCAACACGCTTCTTTACCAGCGAATGCTGTAACTTTGACAGTCCAGCCAGCCCAGATTCAAACTCCGCAAACTGCATTAATCTCAGCAAATGTTATTACGAGCGATGGCTTCCAGACGAAAGAAG GTTTCCCGACCGCAGAGGAACAGTACGTTGAGGCCTTGTCGGCGGAACATGCCATTTACCCAAATGGAACAGC GGGCAATGCTTATCACTACACTGATGCAACAATATTTGGACAGCAAGCTACATCATCGTATCTTGAAGCAAGCCAACAGCAAAACCTAATTTCAGCTGCTGCAACCACACAAGGCAGTGTCCCTAGTGGACAAACATACCTACAAGTCACTCAGGGAGGAACAACCATACAGACTCAAAGGCATCCAATAACACATACCACCAGGGCATCTCCTGCAACA gttcaGTGGCTGGTTGAAAACTATGAAACAGCAGAAGGAGTGAGCCTGCCCCGCAGCACACTTTATAATCATTACCTTCAGCACTGCCAGTCAAATAAACTTGATGCAGTAAATGCCGCAAGCTTTGGAAAGCTCATCAGATCAGTCTTTATGGGACTGAGAACCAGACGACTTGGCACAAG GGGTAACTCCAAGTATCATTATTATGGAATACGCATTAAGCCAAGTTCACCATTAAATGCTTTGTCAGATGATCCCCAAGTGGCTATGAGACAATCACCATCCACACAAAAGAG ACTGAAGCCTGCTGCCAGATTAGCCTCTGATGAGTCAGGTGATACAGCATCACACTCACCAGCAATGACAGCTGATCAACAAGCACAGCAAAGTCAGATGCAGCAGCACCAGCAGTATCTGGGTGATGTCACACAAGGGTTACCAGAGTTTGAAGAGCTTGACCTCAAGGGTGTTCCTCTACCAG AGGGTATCACAGATCATGATCTTGACACCTTTGTTGACATGTATCGAGAACATTGTGAG GCTTTTCTTGATGTTGTAGTCAACCTGCAGTTTACTTTGGTTGAGTCACTGTGGCAAACATTCTGGCGACATCCAGTTGGAAGTGATAAATCAGGGgcagatgatgatgataaaaaggATGTTGG tgATGATGGTGAATATGAAAGCAGGCTTTCCCAATCCAAATTGACACAACTGTGTGAATTTGATCCAGTGATTACATTTGTCAAAGCATGTGATCATCTTCTTTATCAGACACTGGTTGAAATCCTCATTCCTGATGTGTTGCGACCAATTCCAG CTTCCTTGACACAGGCTGTACGTAATTTTGCCAAAGGCCTGGAGGGCTGGTTGGTCAACAGTCTAGATCAGATTCCAAAGAAGATGAGTGATGTAAAA GTAACCACTTGTAGTGCCTTTGCACAAACTCTGCGTCGCTATACTTCATTGAATCATTTGGCCCAAGCAGCACGGGCTGTGCTTCAGAATTCTTCCCAGATCAGTCAGATGTTAGCTGACCTTAACAGAGTGGATTTTGCCAATGTGCAA GAGCAAGCCTCTTGGGTGTGTCAGTGTGATGACCATGTTGTGTATCGACTGGAGCAGGATTTTAAACTCACTCTCCAGCAACAG AACTCTCTTGAACAATGGGCCACCTGGTTGGAAGGTGTAGTAGATCAAGTGCTGAAACAGCATGAGGGAACAGATGAGTTTCCCAAGGCAGCAAGACAGTTTCTATTGAAGTGGTCATTCTATAG TTCTATGATAATCCGTGACCTTACTCTGAGAAGTGCAGCCAGTTTTGGGTCATTCCATTTGATCAGGCTCCTTTATGATGAGTACATGTTCTACTTGGTGGAACACAAAGTTGCTAAAGCCATTGGCGCATCACCTATGGCAGTTATGGGAGAG tTTGTTGGCCTTGGATCAGCACTGTCTATGGGACTTGATTCAGTGGAGAATAGCCTTCTATCAGAACAGCCTGACTGCCCCTTAAACT TAGATGGTACCCAGGCCACCGGTTCAAGTACTTCCTCCAGCACCACACGCCCATCAGTGACTGGGTCCTTGGAGCCAGAGGCCAAACGGCCACGCCCAAGTTAA
- the LOC131771424 gene encoding transcription factor RFX3 isoform X3 produces MASLTHMMPVSTYLGNAYHYTDATIFGQQATSSYLEASQQQNLISAAATTQGSVPSGQTYLQVTQGGTTIQTQRHPITHTTRASPATVQWLVENYETAEGVSLPRSTLYNHYLQHCQSNKLDAVNAASFGKLIRSVFMGLRTRRLGTRGNSKYHYYGIRIKPSSPLNALSDDPQVAMRQSPSTQKRLKPAARLASDESGDTASHSPAMTADQQAQQSQMQQHQQYLGDVTQGLPEFEELDLKGVPLPEGITDHDLDTFVDMYREHCEAFLDVVVNLQFTLVESLWQTFWRHPVGSDKSGADDDDKKDVGDDGEYESRLSQSKLTQLCEFDPVITFVKACDHLLYQTLVEILIPDVLRPIPASLTQAVRNFAKGLEGWLVNSLDQIPKKMSDVKVTTCSAFAQTLRRYTSLNHLAQAARAVLQNSSQISQMLADLNRVDFANVQEQASWVCQCDDHVVYRLEQDFKLTLQQQNSLEQWATWLEGVVDQVLKQHEGTDEFPKAARQFLLKWSFYSSMIIRDLTLRSAASFGSFHLIRLLYDEYMFYLVEHKVAKAIGASPMAVMGEFVGLGSALSMGLDSVENSLLSEQPDCPLNLDGTQATGSSTSSSTTRPSVTGSLEPEAKRPRPS; encoded by the exons ATGGCCAGTTTAACCCACATGATGCCTGTATCGACATATTT GGGCAATGCTTATCACTACACTGATGCAACAATATTTGGACAGCAAGCTACATCATCGTATCTTGAAGCAAGCCAACAGCAAAACCTAATTTCAGCTGCTGCAACCACACAAGGCAGTGTCCCTAGTGGACAAACATACCTACAAGTCACTCAGGGAGGAACAACCATACAGACTCAAAGGCATCCAATAACACATACCACCAGGGCATCTCCTGCAACA gttcaGTGGCTGGTTGAAAACTATGAAACAGCAGAAGGAGTGAGCCTGCCCCGCAGCACACTTTATAATCATTACCTTCAGCACTGCCAGTCAAATAAACTTGATGCAGTAAATGCCGCAAGCTTTGGAAAGCTCATCAGATCAGTCTTTATGGGACTGAGAACCAGACGACTTGGCACAAG GGGTAACTCCAAGTATCATTATTATGGAATACGCATTAAGCCAAGTTCACCATTAAATGCTTTGTCAGATGATCCCCAAGTGGCTATGAGACAATCACCATCCACACAAAAGAG ACTGAAGCCTGCTGCCAGATTAGCCTCTGATGAGTCAGGTGATACAGCATCACACTCACCAGCAATGACAGCTGATCAACAAGCACAGCAAAGTCAGATGCAGCAGCACCAGCAGTATCTGGGTGATGTCACACAAGGGTTACCAGAGTTTGAAGAGCTTGACCTCAAGGGTGTTCCTCTACCAG AGGGTATCACAGATCATGATCTTGACACCTTTGTTGACATGTATCGAGAACATTGTGAG GCTTTTCTTGATGTTGTAGTCAACCTGCAGTTTACTTTGGTTGAGTCACTGTGGCAAACATTCTGGCGACATCCAGTTGGAAGTGATAAATCAGGGgcagatgatgatgataaaaaggATGTTGG tgATGATGGTGAATATGAAAGCAGGCTTTCCCAATCCAAATTGACACAACTGTGTGAATTTGATCCAGTGATTACATTTGTCAAAGCATGTGATCATCTTCTTTATCAGACACTGGTTGAAATCCTCATTCCTGATGTGTTGCGACCAATTCCAG CTTCCTTGACACAGGCTGTACGTAATTTTGCCAAAGGCCTGGAGGGCTGGTTGGTCAACAGTCTAGATCAGATTCCAAAGAAGATGAGTGATGTAAAA GTAACCACTTGTAGTGCCTTTGCACAAACTCTGCGTCGCTATACTTCATTGAATCATTTGGCCCAAGCAGCACGGGCTGTGCTTCAGAATTCTTCCCAGATCAGTCAGATGTTAGCTGACCTTAACAGAGTGGATTTTGCCAATGTGCAA GAGCAAGCCTCTTGGGTGTGTCAGTGTGATGACCATGTTGTGTATCGACTGGAGCAGGATTTTAAACTCACTCTCCAGCAACAG AACTCTCTTGAACAATGGGCCACCTGGTTGGAAGGTGTAGTAGATCAAGTGCTGAAACAGCATGAGGGAACAGATGAGTTTCCCAAGGCAGCAAGACAGTTTCTATTGAAGTGGTCATTCTATAG TTCTATGATAATCCGTGACCTTACTCTGAGAAGTGCAGCCAGTTTTGGGTCATTCCATTTGATCAGGCTCCTTTATGATGAGTACATGTTCTACTTGGTGGAACACAAAGTTGCTAAAGCCATTGGCGCATCACCTATGGCAGTTATGGGAGAG tTTGTTGGCCTTGGATCAGCACTGTCTATGGGACTTGATTCAGTGGAGAATAGCCTTCTATCAGAACAGCCTGACTGCCCCTTAAACT TAGATGGTACCCAGGCCACCGGTTCAAGTACTTCCTCCAGCACCACACGCCCATCAGTGACTGGGTCCTTGGAGCCAGAGGCCAAACGGCCACGCCCAAGTTAA
- the LOC131771425 gene encoding uncharacterized protein has protein sequence MQGVASLVLMPHKTTGTRCSVSSASTEVGAKEKSPSLSNPSETKAKEGQQTNTCSQHPGINPPDDGKNSSRPPATNIRDLFLSFDKVPIVLSSSHASAAQKSTCLVQDGDRYIFLVEDNKTSKASSLCQGSGTRNTKPSDEESENPEQDEEGEDTEFSDGGSEASLEDVRQHHGIIKTQKQDDPDYLTLFEAHQRRLEDGGSQAPGQGY, from the exons ATGCAAGGCGTAGCAAGTTTGGTTTTGATGCCTCACAAAACTACTGGTACAAGATGCTCTGTGAGTTCAGCTTCTACAGAAGTTGGCGCAAAAGAGAAGAGTCCTTCACTTTCTAACCCTTCAGAAACAAAGGCGAAAGAAG GTCAACAAACTAACACCTGCTCACAACATCCAGGCATTAATCCACCGGATGATGGAAAGAACAGCTCTAGGCCTCCAGCTACCAACATTAGAGATCTGTTTCTATCATTTGACAAAG TTCCAATAGTTCTCAGTAGCAGTCATGCATCAGCAGCACAAAAATCCACATGCCTGGTTCAGGATGGAGATCGCTACATATTTTTAGTGGAGGACAACAAGACATCTAAAGCTAGCTCACTCTGTCAGGGATCTGGCACTAGGAATACAAAGCCCTCTGATGAAGAGTCAGAGAATCCAGAGCAGGATGAAGAAGGAGAAGATACTG AATTTTCAGATGGAGGATCTGAGGCATCACTTGAAGATGTGCGTCAGCATCATGGAATAATCAAGACTCAGAAACAAGATGATCCAGATTATTTGACATTGTTTGAAGCTCATCAGAGGAGATTAGAGGATGGTGGCTCACAAGCACCAGGTCAGGGGTACTAA
- the LOC131771511 gene encoding histone H4, protein MSGRGKGGKGLGKGGAKRHRKILRDNIQGITKPAIRRLARRGGVKRISGLIYEETRGVLKVFLENVIRDAVTYTEHAKRKTVTAMDVVYALKRQGRTLYGFGG, encoded by the coding sequence ATGTCTGGGCGCGGTAAAGGAGGCAAAGGTCTCGGAAAAGGAGGTGCAAAGCGTCACCGAAAGATCCTTCGTGACAACATTCAAGGTATCACTAAACCAGCTATCCGTCGTCTTGCTCGTCGTGGCGGTGTTAAGCGAATCTCTGGCCTGATCTACGAGGAGACTCGTGGCGTTCTTAAAGTTTTCCTTGAGAACGTGATCCGTGATGCAGTGACATATACCGAGCACGCTAAGAGAAAGACTgtgacagccatggatgtgGTGTACGCTCTGAAGAGACAAGGCCGCACTCTCTACGGATTTGGTGGTTAA